The genome window TGTAAATTTAGACTTTTTATTCTTTCAATTTCTTCTCTCGATAAGCCTAATAAATCCATTATTTCTTCAATCGGTTCATGACGTTTTAGTAGTTTTTTCACTAACTCTATTTGCGCTTGTTTACGCCCTTGCTCTAGTCCTTGTTCTCTTCCCTTGTTGATTCCATCAATGTAACGGGCTTCTTCATCTAAGATATACTTTAAACGAGACTGGTAAGCAAGAATTGTTTCAGGGGATTGACTGATTTCTTCCCATGTATCAAATGCTGCGCGCAAGTTTTCATCCTTCATCGCTAACTCCTCCAATTCACGATATATCTCTGCATAAACTTTCTTTTTGCGACCATCGACCATACCAAGTAATAACAACCATCGAATTAATATGTCATCAAGAGCATCTAATTTTTCTTCATGCCAGAGAGTAATAAACTTGTTCATTTCTATAAAGTGAATTTCTAGTACATCTTCTTCTGGCATTAACCTCGATAATGTTGTGTCTTCATAAAGATGATACGTACTATGATAAGATTTATTATCTTTAAACATTGTAAAATTACATATATTGATCGTAATGGTTGGGCGTAATTCACTATATCCCATCCCTCTAGCTAGTTGTGACTCATACATTTTTGCCCAATAATATAGCGTTCTCTTTGTCATATCATGCTGATTGGATAGTTGAATTTCTACATTGATAAAGTCATCATTTTGTGTTTTTACAAGAATATCGAGCCTAGATTGTTTATCGTCCTGATATTCACCGCCCAATTCTTGCTGAATAAATGTTACTTCTTTAATAGTATCTCGTCCGGTTAGCTTTAATACCGCATTCAAAAAAACAATTGTCATTTTTTTATTTTTTTCATTTCCGAACAATTGCTTGAAGGCAAAATCAACCTTCAAATCAAAAAACTTTTCTAACGGAATTCTTCGTATTGCTTTTCGATTCATCAGGAATCACCTCTTTTTTATTACTATTATTATAGCATGGGCGTGCTATTAGACCTCTTTAAAACTTCAAAAACGTATTTGGCTCTTAAATATCTTTAAAAGTCTTCGGAAGCAACTAATTTTATATAAGAAAAGCCATGTTCACTTAACTGAACATAGCTCCTTTATTTCCAAAACTTCGTATCTCTTGCTAATTAGTAAGTTCAATATAAAACTTAAAGCAATAATTAAGCAATTCTTCTTTCTGCAAGTACTCCCGCCGCCGCTAAAGTAGTGGGGTTCTTATTAATTCCTTTGCAAGTAGCCTATAAGTATTCAAGCGACTTTCTAGTGCGTATTGGTTGCAGTTAAGCATCACTTCGTCAAATCCATATTGCTCTTGCTCTGCTACTAAAAATTCAGCGATTTCCTTCGGTGTTCCGACAAGATTAGCTTTTCGATTATTGGCGATTGTCATTTTATCCAACTCCGTAAGTGGATAATTCTTTGCTTCCTCAGGTGAAATCGCTTGAATGATTTGTCCCTTCATGAGATGGAGACGTGTAATATCAATCGGCTTTGCCAAATATTCCGCTTCCTCTAACGTATCTGCAACTGTCGCCGCATAGGTAACGATAATTTGTGGCTTCTCCATATAATAGGAAGGTATAAAGTAATCTCTATACGTATCAAATATATCCTTTGACATATTGCCAGTGAAAAACTGCGCATATGAATAACCTACACCTAATCTTCCTGCCTGCATAGCGCTTTGGCCACTAGATCCAAGTAACCAAGCCTCAGGTAATTGGATATTCACAGGTGCCGCTATCACTTGATCATAGACATCTTCCCCTGTTTTTTGATTATTCATCAGTTTTAAAATGATTTCGAGCTTATCGTATTGCTCTGTAAAACGCTGTCTTCGTCCCTCTGCTAGTGCATAAATAGAGGCATGGTCACCACCAGGGGCTCTGCCCACGCCAAAATCAATACGATTCGGTGCTAAGCCACTTAATGTTTTAAAGACCTCTGCCAGCTTATATGGAGAATAGTGCATCATCATCACGCCTCCAGTACCGATACGAAGACGTTTTGTTTTCGCTGCTAAGAAAGCCGCTGTAACCTCGGGAGCTGAACTTGCCAGTGAATGGCTATTATGGTGCTCCGCTAACCACATACGATGATAGCCAAGCTCTTCACCTAAGAGCGCTATTTGTTCTGTACGCCGAAAGGCCTCCTCAGCAGTATGATCTTTTGGTATAGGCATTTGATCTAAAATACTTAATCTCATTGAAAACACCCTCTCTGTCTAAGCATTCCTCCCTACTGTAATATAGGAAGTTCTTTTTACAAAGCAAAAGACCTTACTCATAGGCAAGCCGTTTTGCATGCCATGTGTCATAAACCATGCCAATAAGCAACTGGTTTTGTTCTGGACTCAATACGACATCATTAAATTTCATTGCATAAACTGTAAATTGTTCGGTTTGTTCATCTACTACGAACTGTAAAATGGCATGTCCTTTTTCATCTTCAAATGTAATATCACCTGATAATTCGACAACATGCTCCCCAGTTTTTGCCTGATAATATCGCCAATAGGGTT of Lysinibacillus agricola contains these proteins:
- a CDS encoding Rpn family recombination-promoting nuclease/putative transposase, coding for MNRKAIRRIPLEKFFDLKVDFAFKQLFGNEKNKKMTIVFLNAVLKLTGRDTIKEVTFIQQELGGEYQDDKQSRLDILVKTQNDDFINVEIQLSNQHDMTKRTLYYWAKMYESQLARGMGYSELRPTITINICNFTMFKDNKSYHSTYHLYEDTTLSRLMPEEDVLEIHFIEMNKFITLWHEEKLDALDDILIRWLLLLGMVDGRKKKVYAEIYRELEELAMKDENLRAAFDTWEEISQSPETILAYQSRLKYILDEEARYIDGINKGREQGLEQGRKQAQIELVKKLLKRHEPIEEIMDLLGLSREEIERIKSLNLHQE
- a CDS encoding LLM class flavin-dependent oxidoreductase; translated protein: MRLSILDQMPIPKDHTAEEAFRRTEQIALLGEELGYHRMWLAEHHNSHSLASSAPEVTAAFLAAKTKRLRIGTGGVMMMHYSPYKLAEVFKTLSGLAPNRIDFGVGRAPGGDHASIYALAEGRRQRFTEQYDKLEIILKLMNNQKTGEDVYDQVIAAPVNIQLPEAWLLGSSGQSAMQAGRLGVGYSYAQFFTGNMSKDIFDTYRDYFIPSYYMEKPQIIVTYAATVADTLEEAEYLAKPIDITRLHLMKGQIIQAISPEEAKNYPLTELDKMTIANNRKANLVGTPKEIAEFLVAEQEQYGFDEVMLNCNQYALESRLNTYRLLAKELIRTPLL